The following are from one region of the Marinomonas sp. CT5 genome:
- a CDS encoding ion transporter, which yields MEVSRSGNWFATIKRIERSVWFQGFIISIIVVAALTVGAKTYSLPYGIDTAINYLDNFITVFFLVELSLRFIACDDKRRFFKDPWNVFDTVIVIGSLVPISNTEMILVARLLRVFRVLRLVSIIPDLRFLINALLKAIPKMGYIALLMFIIFYIFAAVGSIFFHQVNETLWGDIAISMLTLFRVATFEDWTDVMYETMDVYPFSWIFYIIFIFLTAFVFLNMMVGVVLDVMTRETAQEEHENQENHHQALVSQISELQAQVARLADKIDAQQDKKD from the coding sequence ATGGAAGTGAGTCGTTCTGGAAATTGGTTTGCTACGATAAAGCGTATTGAGCGCAGTGTGTGGTTCCAAGGTTTCATCATCAGTATCATTGTGGTTGCTGCCTTAACCGTTGGTGCAAAAACCTATTCTTTACCCTATGGCATTGATACGGCCATTAACTATTTAGACAATTTTATTACTGTCTTCTTTTTGGTAGAGCTGTCGCTGCGCTTTATCGCTTGTGATGATAAACGTCGCTTCTTTAAGGATCCTTGGAACGTTTTCGATACGGTTATTGTGATTGGTAGCTTGGTGCCCATTTCGAATACAGAAATGATTTTGGTGGCTCGTCTGTTACGAGTTTTCCGCGTTTTACGTTTGGTCTCGATCATTCCAGACTTACGCTTTTTGATTAATGCCTTGCTGAAAGCCATTCCGAAAATGGGCTACATCGCCTTGTTGATGTTTATCATTTTTTACATCTTCGCGGCGGTTGGCTCTATCTTTTTCCATCAAGTGAATGAGACCCTTTGGGGGGATATTGCTATCTCAATGCTGACGCTGTTCCGCGTTGCCACGTTCGAAGATTGGACGGATGTGATGTACGAGACGATGGACGTTTATCCATTCAGCTGGATTTTCTACATCATCTTTATCTTTCTCACCGCGTTTGTTTTTTTAAACATGATGGTTGGTGTGGTGTTGGATGTGATGACGCGTGAAACCGCGCAAGAAGAGCACGAAAACCAAGAGAATCATCATCAAGCCTTGGTTTCTCAAATCTCTGAATTGCAAGCTCAAGTGGCGCGTCTTGCGGATAAAATCGACGCGCAGCAAGACAAAAAAGATTAG
- a CDS encoding aldehyde dehydrogenase family protein — translation MNNIDKFYINGQWVTPHGTAKHPLINPADESFLYDIPMGNEQDVNDAVQAARQAFDAWQLTSKAERLTLLRRLLELYNERYDEIAQLMTKEMGTVLSFSKDAQAWVGRAHLEAAIDALDELEMDTMQGNTQISYEAVGVCGLITPWNWPMNQLVVKVAPALAAGCTVVAKPSEYSPLSSLLFAELIEQAGFPAGVYNHVTGYGEVAGEALSAHPDVDMISITGSTRAGIAVAKTAAETVKRVAQELGGKSANIVTPEADLKTAIFEGVGACFVNCGQACRSPGRLLVPADKMEQAKLYAKEAAEAHTVGHPEQAVSLGPVVNQLQFTRIQSLIQSGIEEGATLVSGGLGRPEGLESGFYIKPTVFADVTPGMTIEREEIFGPVITLIPYQDIDEAIRIANDTVYGLSGYVQCPDLDKARYIARRLRVGSIWINNAAWDARAPFGGYKQSGNGREHGKWGLHDYLEIKSTAGWS, via the coding sequence ATGAACAATATCGATAAATTTTATATCAATGGCCAATGGGTGACGCCCCACGGTACGGCAAAGCATCCACTCATTAACCCCGCAGATGAAAGCTTTCTTTATGATATCCCGATGGGCAATGAGCAAGATGTGAACGATGCCGTTCAAGCTGCCCGCCAAGCGTTTGACGCGTGGCAATTGACCAGTAAAGCAGAGCGGCTGACGCTGTTGCGTCGGCTACTAGAGCTTTATAACGAGCGTTACGACGAGATTGCTCAACTGATGACGAAAGAAATGGGAACCGTTTTGTCGTTTTCAAAAGACGCTCAGGCGTGGGTAGGGCGGGCTCACCTAGAAGCGGCGATTGACGCACTGGATGAGCTTGAAATGGACACCATGCAGGGCAACACGCAGATATCCTACGAGGCTGTTGGTGTGTGCGGTTTGATTACACCTTGGAATTGGCCCATGAACCAACTCGTGGTGAAAGTCGCTCCAGCTTTGGCCGCGGGCTGCACCGTGGTGGCAAAGCCATCTGAGTACTCTCCGCTCTCTTCACTGCTGTTTGCCGAGTTGATCGAACAGGCAGGCTTTCCGGCAGGCGTTTATAACCATGTTACGGGCTATGGTGAGGTAGCTGGGGAAGCGCTTTCTGCCCACCCTGACGTGGACATGATTTCGATTACGGGATCGACTCGCGCGGGGATTGCGGTGGCCAAAACGGCAGCGGAAACGGTCAAACGTGTTGCTCAAGAGTTAGGAGGCAAATCTGCCAATATCGTAACGCCTGAAGCCGATCTAAAAACTGCGATTTTTGAAGGGGTCGGAGCGTGTTTTGTAAACTGTGGTCAGGCGTGTCGTTCACCCGGACGTTTACTGGTCCCAGCCGACAAAATGGAACAAGCGAAGCTATACGCCAAAGAAGCCGCAGAAGCACATACCGTGGGTCACCCTGAACAAGCGGTGAGTCTTGGTCCTGTGGTGAATCAACTGCAATTTACGCGTATCCAGTCTCTGATTCAGTCTGGTATTGAAGAAGGTGCAACCTTAGTGAGCGGCGGGCTTGGTCGCCCTGAAGGGTTGGAGTCAGGGTTCTACATTAAGCCCACCGTGTTTGCTGATGTAACACCAGGTATGACGATTGAACGTGAAGAAATCTTCGGGCCAGTCATTACGCTTATCCCATATCAAGATATCGATGAGGCGATACGAATTGCCAACGATACTGTGTACGGTCTGTCTGGTTATGTGCAGTGCCCAGATTTAGATAAGGCACGCTATATTGCGCGGCGCCTGCGTGTTGGGTCGATCTGGATTAACAATGCTGCTTGGGATGCCAGAGCCCCGTTTGGCGGCTACAAACAATCAGGCAATGGTCGTGAGCACGGTAAATGGGGGCTGCATGACTATCTTGAAATAAAGTCCACCGCAGGTTGGTCCTAA
- a CDS encoding NAD(P)/FAD-dependent oxidoreductase — translation MESVAIIGGGPSGIAAARYLKSQGFAPVIYESHSDVGGQWACKNPNSGVWPQMRTNTARMVTRFSDLDHKDDIALFPKNTEIQQYLKDYLSAFELDSVLQTQTRLTSLSRVEGVWHLELDHDGEVQHKTFDKVVIATGAYNTPDIPKIEGLAEFSGDCGVIHAFNYDDPERYRGKKVLVAGGNISSLEIASDLAMLGTESVTTTMRRQRYVMPKLITGTPTECYAFTRSAALWQEQATPEEWAVETREFILKYSGNPAWYGAPEPDEDVLVAGTTGSQNFLHLIAENRITCKPWIEKVEGRVVHFTDGSQADFDGIIFGTGYTLNLPFLSDELRQQLNVTNKHITLANHTFHPDVPNLAFMGLWGQIGPYLPVLEQQARYLAYSWSGLIPLDEDTLRTACNDSVNQKGKDLYQHMQTIKFARLNGSDPEGKVPEDVATLIHHHPVTALTFKLVGPDAIPDAYEQLQQESMRFGLKPTSLR, via the coding sequence ATGGAATCGGTAGCAATTATTGGTGGGGGGCCAAGTGGGATCGCGGCGGCCCGATATTTGAAGTCACAAGGCTTTGCCCCAGTGATTTATGAGAGCCACAGTGACGTCGGAGGGCAATGGGCATGCAAAAACCCAAACTCAGGCGTGTGGCCCCAAATGCGTACGAATACTGCGAGAATGGTGACGCGCTTTTCTGATCTTGATCATAAAGATGACATCGCACTGTTCCCGAAAAATACGGAGATTCAGCAATACTTAAAAGACTATTTGAGCGCGTTTGAGCTAGACAGTGTATTGCAGACTCAGACACGTCTCACATCGTTATCACGGGTAGAGGGCGTTTGGCATCTTGAGCTTGATCATGATGGTGAGGTGCAACACAAAACCTTCGATAAAGTGGTGATTGCAACAGGCGCTTACAACACGCCTGACATCCCGAAGATTGAGGGCTTAGCAGAGTTCTCAGGTGACTGTGGTGTGATTCATGCCTTTAATTATGACGACCCAGAACGCTACCGCGGCAAAAAAGTGCTCGTCGCTGGGGGGAATATCTCATCATTAGAAATCGCGTCTGACTTGGCTATGCTCGGCACAGAAAGTGTTACAACCACGATGCGCCGCCAGCGATATGTGATGCCTAAATTGATCACAGGTACGCCAACAGAATGTTATGCCTTCACTCGGAGTGCCGCGCTTTGGCAAGAGCAGGCAACACCAGAGGAATGGGCGGTGGAGACACGAGAATTCATTCTGAAATATTCAGGTAACCCTGCTTGGTATGGGGCTCCAGAACCTGACGAAGATGTGCTTGTTGCGGGGACGACGGGCAGTCAGAATTTTTTGCATCTGATCGCAGAAAATAGAATTACCTGTAAACCTTGGATCGAAAAAGTAGAGGGCCGAGTTGTCCACTTTACCGATGGTAGCCAAGCGGACTTTGACGGCATTATCTTTGGTACAGGGTATACCTTGAATTTACCATTTTTGAGTGACGAGTTACGGCAACAGCTAAACGTAACCAACAAACACATTACCTTAGCAAATCATACCTTTCACCCAGATGTACCGAACCTAGCCTTCATGGGATTGTGGGGACAAATCGGCCCTTACTTGCCTGTACTGGAACAACAAGCTCGTTATCTCGCTTACAGTTGGAGCGGCTTGATACCTCTAGATGAAGACACACTCCGAACCGCCTGCAATGACAGTGTGAACCAGAAAGGTAAGGATCTCTACCAACATATGCAGACGATCAAATTTGCGCGATTGAATGGTTCAGACCCAGAAGGGAAAGTGCCAGAAGATGTTGCGACACTGATTCATCATCATCCGGTGACGGCGCTGACGTTCAAATTGGTTGGCCCTGATGCAATTCCCGATGCTTATGAGCAACTACAGCAAGAGTCGATGCGTTTCGGCTTGAAACCCACGTCTTTGCGTTAG
- a CDS encoding SDR family NAD(P)-dependent oxidoreductase — MSDLTNKVVLVTGASRGIGRALAEGLAEHGADVVICDLPREEKGLNEAKSAIEKLGRKCWVFGADITDKSAVENMVAQATEQAGHIDVLVNNAGILKPSLLEDLSEGDWDAHFAVNGKGLLFVTNAVLPQMRQRKNGRIINIASIAARQGVPTQGHYAATKATAVTLTRVYAQETGMDGITVNAICPGIILTEMGKNNLGSEEAINHWKEVAALKRLGEPSDIVGPAVFFASDLSAFVTGQALNVCGGIYFH; from the coding sequence ATGTCTGATTTAACAAATAAGGTTGTTTTGGTGACAGGTGCTAGCCGTGGGATCGGTCGAGCGCTTGCAGAAGGCTTGGCTGAGCATGGCGCGGATGTGGTGATTTGTGATTTACCACGTGAAGAAAAAGGGTTAAACGAAGCAAAGTCTGCCATTGAAAAGCTTGGTCGCAAATGTTGGGTGTTTGGCGCAGATATTACCGATAAGAGTGCCGTCGAAAACATGGTGGCGCAAGCGACAGAGCAAGCTGGGCATATTGATGTATTAGTAAATAATGCAGGCATTCTTAAACCGTCATTACTGGAAGACCTTAGTGAAGGTGATTGGGATGCGCACTTTGCGGTGAATGGTAAAGGCTTATTGTTTGTCACCAATGCGGTGCTACCGCAAATGCGCCAGCGCAAAAATGGGCGCATCATCAACATCGCCTCGATCGCCGCCCGTCAAGGTGTGCCAACACAAGGGCATTATGCGGCAACCAAAGCAACGGCGGTGACCTTAACACGTGTCTATGCCCAAGAAACGGGGATGGATGGCATCACCGTCAATGCCATTTGCCCCGGCATCATTTTAACGGAAATGGGCAAAAACAATCTTGGGTCTGAAGAAGCCATCAATCATTGGAAAGAGGTGGCGGCGCTGAAACGTCTAGGTGAGCCGAGTGACATTGTTGGGCCTGCGGTGTTTTTTGCCTCGGATTTAAGCGCATTTGTGACCGGGCAAGCACTGAACGTATGTGGTGGTATTTACTTTCACTAA
- a CDS encoding sugar kinase — protein MPSFDVSSVGFAVLDVLGYPVSRIPEGGRADFIEQIRMTVAGTAAATAVDCAILGLNTRMVSTVGTDEMGDFLVNKMNAFGLDTTLVRRDGSVQTSATILPVRPNGERPALHVPGTAATFDVADEDMEAALDARIIHIGGTGLLRTFDGAKTLRFIQKAKELGRITTFDLIQATPETTELVLPLLPYIDYFIPSIEEASAMAGLESPVEVAYWFKEKGVKNVILTMGGDGVYVDPEQGQPFSLAAHEIDVVDTTGCGDSFSAGVIVGLVKGWTLQESVRFAGAVAAKVAMGLGSDGTLTSFDDTWSAMNDWPLKAMSATS, from the coding sequence ATGCCAAGTTTTGATGTAAGTTCTGTCGGTTTTGCTGTGCTGGATGTCCTAGGCTATCCCGTGAGTCGTATTCCCGAAGGAGGGCGCGCGGACTTTATTGAACAAATACGGATGACCGTCGCAGGCACAGCCGCGGCGACCGCGGTGGACTGCGCCATTCTAGGTTTGAATACGCGTATGGTAAGCACCGTCGGCACAGATGAAATGGGCGACTTTTTAGTTAATAAAATGAATGCTTTCGGTCTTGATACGACGCTAGTGAGACGTGACGGAAGCGTTCAAACCTCTGCAACCATTTTGCCTGTGCGACCCAATGGCGAGCGTCCTGCCTTACATGTACCGGGAACGGCCGCGACCTTTGATGTGGCGGATGAAGATATGGAAGCCGCTTTGGATGCTCGCATTATTCATATTGGCGGCACGGGGTTACTGCGCACATTCGACGGTGCCAAGACATTGCGTTTTATTCAAAAAGCGAAAGAGCTTGGGCGCATCACAACGTTTGACTTGATTCAAGCAACGCCAGAGACCACGGAGTTAGTGTTACCACTGCTACCGTATATCGACTACTTCATACCTTCCATCGAGGAAGCATCGGCGATGGCCGGTTTGGAGTCTCCTGTTGAGGTGGCTTATTGGTTCAAAGAAAAAGGCGTCAAAAATGTCATCTTGACTATGGGGGGAGACGGTGTATACGTCGACCCAGAACAAGGGCAGCCATTCTCATTGGCGGCGCATGAGATTGATGTCGTCGATACCACGGGATGTGGCGATAGCTTTTCTGCCGGCGTCATTGTCGGGCTGGTTAAAGGCTGGACGTTACAAGAAAGCGTTCGATTTGCCGGTGCGGTAGCGGCAAAAGTGGCGATGGGGCTTGGATCGGACGGCACATTAACATCGTTTGATGATACATGGTCGGCAATGAACGATTGGCCTTTGAAAGCAATGTCGGCAACGAGTTAG
- a CDS encoding ABC transporter permease, giving the protein MTVNNKTLTPKMSLESMSHKAVYVAFIGVFILFSMTAEGFLNFDNFSNLIANKVVLLAIVALGMTIVIAAGGIDLSVGVSIDLASMAFIMMIGAGHHGVFAVIVAILVAACVGLTNSLLINKLKIDPFLATLGVLFIGKSVQQLATSGGVPIYLTKSEFAAPFEAITRTSLFGIPTPFLVLVACVIAVYLALHRGKFGRYVSALGAQPGVAKYSGIRVPFQLTLVFVSCSVLCGISGVLLSSTVRSYVPLAGDAFLLDAIGATFIGTAISKERKPSVFGTILGVLFLAMLRNGLLLLGLNFFWQQVGIGLLVFIVLGLSFGLRKRAE; this is encoded by the coding sequence ATGACTGTTAATAATAAAACGCTTACCCCAAAAATGTCCCTCGAGTCGATGTCGCACAAAGCGGTTTACGTTGCCTTTATCGGTGTATTTATTCTGTTTTCGATGACGGCCGAAGGCTTTTTGAACTTCGATAACTTTTCCAATTTGATTGCGAACAAAGTGGTCCTGCTGGCGATTGTCGCCTTGGGAATGACCATCGTTATCGCAGCAGGTGGGATTGATTTGTCTGTTGGCGTGTCGATCGACCTCGCTTCTATGGCGTTTATTATGATGATTGGCGCGGGACATCATGGTGTGTTTGCTGTCATCGTCGCTATTTTAGTCGCGGCTTGTGTCGGGCTAACCAATTCTCTGTTGATCAATAAGCTCAAGATCGATCCGTTCTTAGCGACACTCGGGGTGCTGTTTATTGGTAAGTCGGTACAGCAACTGGCGACGTCTGGTGGTGTACCGATTTATCTGACAAAAAGTGAGTTCGCGGCACCGTTTGAAGCGATCACTCGTACGTCTTTGTTTGGCATTCCAACACCGTTTCTCGTATTAGTGGCTTGCGTCATAGCCGTTTACCTTGCGTTGCATCGCGGTAAATTTGGTCGTTATGTGAGTGCTCTAGGCGCGCAGCCTGGTGTGGCCAAATACTCAGGTATTCGAGTGCCATTTCAGCTCACCTTAGTGTTCGTCTCGTGCTCGGTTTTGTGTGGCATTTCCGGTGTGTTGTTGTCTTCAACAGTGCGCTCCTATGTACCGCTTGCGGGAGACGCCTTTTTGCTGGATGCCATTGGCGCGACGTTTATCGGTACCGCCATTAGTAAAGAACGCAAACCTTCTGTGTTCGGTACCATTTTAGGTGTGTTGTTCTTGGCAATGTTGAGAAATGGGTTGCTGCTGCTTGGTTTGAACTTCTTCTGGCAGCAAGTTGGGATCGGGCTGCTTGTATTTATTGTATTAGGTTTGTCTTTTGGCCTTCGAAAACGTGCGGAATAA
- a CDS encoding ABC transporter permease, producing MKLQLFKSDMNSNGYTLQKMAIRLGAFAAFLGIMVFFAVTARGFTTSYNILNIIEQSTILGFLAFGITVVFIGTGTDVQKGGIDLSIAANAGLCAAVYAVLLERGYGDSLAIPAAIATGLCVGFLNGFAVVTLRIMPLLSTLAVMNIAAGLELAVTQNTVIGAASPLLDTLAFGKFLGISALAWCLIIGAALMVAIVHYSPVGLRLYSVGGNVEAAKSVGIYAGRYVYGSYLFSGFAASAASILIVARLSASTPGTGLLLLPVLAAALLGAVFSRRFVPTIGGTLLAVLFIGALSNGFQLLGISSYWVSGVQGALILVVVAVTSFAKKS from the coding sequence ATGAAGCTCCAACTGTTCAAGTCCGACATGAATTCAAATGGTTATACCCTACAAAAAATGGCGATACGGCTCGGTGCATTCGCGGCGTTTTTAGGGATTATGGTGTTCTTTGCTGTGACAGCGAGGGGCTTTACCACAAGTTACAACATACTCAATATCATTGAGCAATCGACGATTTTAGGTTTTTTAGCGTTCGGTATTACGGTGGTGTTTATCGGCACTGGGACCGATGTGCAAAAAGGCGGTATCGATCTTTCAATTGCTGCCAACGCGGGTCTCTGTGCGGCGGTGTATGCGGTATTGTTAGAGCGCGGTTATGGCGATAGTTTGGCGATTCCAGCGGCCATTGCTACCGGTTTGTGTGTCGGCTTTCTCAATGGCTTTGCCGTGGTGACACTGCGCATTATGCCGTTATTGAGTACGCTCGCTGTCATGAATATCGCAGCGGGGTTAGAGCTGGCGGTGACGCAAAACACCGTGATAGGTGCCGCGTCACCTCTTCTTGACACCCTTGCGTTTGGTAAATTCCTTGGTATCAGCGCGCTGGCTTGGTGTCTCATCATTGGTGCCGCCCTGATGGTTGCTATTGTGCATTATAGCCCAGTGGGGTTACGGCTTTATTCGGTTGGTGGCAACGTCGAAGCCGCTAAATCCGTGGGCATCTATGCGGGGCGATATGTGTATGGCAGTTATCTCTTTTCAGGCTTTGCTGCGAGCGCAGCTTCGATATTAATCGTTGCGCGGTTAAGCGCATCTACGCCTGGCACTGGACTGTTGTTGTTGCCTGTCTTGGCGGCAGCGCTGCTTGGTGCGGTCTTTTCACGGCGCTTTGTGCCGACCATTGGCGGTACGTTATTGGCGGTATTGTTTATCGGCGCATTGTCGAATGGCTTTCAGCTACTAGGTATCTCTTCTTACTGGGTAAGCGGCGTACAAGGCGCTCTGATTCTAGTGGTCGTGGCCGTTACTTCATTTGCAAAAAAATCATAG
- a CDS encoding sugar ABC transporter ATP-binding protein produces MNSVAVEMRDVSKVFGPVKALNQASLTIEYGTIHGVVGQNGAGKSTIIKVLAGIYRHDEGSIFVEGKELKSITPKIIEKCGIHFIHQDRLLVSTATVAEAIFLRNEPTFGPFINHRKMNAQATELLQRYFDLELDPTTLITDLSTAQQKIVQITRSLSQNAKVLVLDEPTAALVTKEVESLFTVLRRLKEEGIAIVFISHYMSEIESICDTVTVLRNGENVGQVSPKEVGIEKIVTMMTNRDTSEMYPRRNVDVGAPVLEVDNLSLASHFDSVSFQVGAGEVVGLAGLLGSGDKEVLQSLFGLLPPDSGTVSIDGTPHKFRSPVNAVENGIAMIPEDRRAHGVAVNLSIAENITLASVDKISKRGFVNRQEEIESVDALIEELGVKTPSGDMLVRNLSGGNQQKVVVAKWLSCDSRVYLLDEPTVAVDVGSKIEIYGLINRLAAEGKGIVFVSSDFEELAEMCDRVLVIYKGEIIGEYEGSSINSEQLLAAASGKKITINRSAV; encoded by the coding sequence ATGAATTCAGTCGCAGTAGAAATGCGAGACGTATCCAAGGTATTTGGACCTGTCAAAGCACTCAATCAAGCATCGTTGACTATTGAGTACGGGACGATTCATGGGGTTGTTGGTCAAAATGGTGCGGGTAAATCCACTATTATTAAAGTCTTGGCGGGGATTTATCGTCACGATGAGGGTTCTATCTTTGTCGAGGGCAAAGAGCTAAAAAGTATTACCCCGAAGATCATCGAGAAGTGCGGCATTCATTTCATTCACCAAGATCGTTTACTGGTTAGCACCGCAACGGTAGCCGAAGCTATTTTTTTGCGTAATGAGCCAACCTTTGGACCATTTATTAATCACCGAAAGATGAATGCGCAAGCAACAGAGCTGTTGCAGCGATACTTTGATTTGGAGCTGGATCCAACAACGCTGATAACCGACTTATCTACGGCACAGCAGAAAATCGTGCAGATTACGCGATCTCTCAGCCAGAACGCAAAAGTCCTCGTGCTAGACGAGCCGACCGCAGCGTTGGTTACGAAAGAAGTGGAAAGCCTATTTACAGTGTTACGTCGCCTAAAAGAGGAAGGCATCGCCATTGTATTCATTTCTCATTACATGTCAGAAATTGAGAGTATTTGTGACACGGTGACGGTATTGCGTAACGGTGAAAATGTCGGCCAAGTGTCACCAAAAGAAGTCGGCATCGAAAAGATCGTCACCATGATGACCAATCGAGACACTTCCGAGATGTACCCAAGACGTAATGTCGACGTCGGTGCGCCCGTTTTGGAAGTGGACAATCTCAGCCTAGCCAGCCATTTCGACAGCGTGTCGTTTCAAGTTGGCGCGGGTGAAGTGGTCGGTCTGGCTGGTTTGCTTGGATCGGGTGATAAGGAAGTACTGCAAAGCTTGTTTGGTCTGTTACCACCTGACAGCGGTACGGTTTCTATCGATGGCACACCTCATAAATTCCGAAGCCCTGTTAACGCTGTAGAAAATGGTATTGCCATGATACCGGAAGATCGCCGTGCGCACGGTGTTGCCGTCAATCTCTCTATCGCTGAAAACATCACCTTAGCCTCGGTCGACAAAATCTCCAAGAGAGGGTTTGTGAATCGCCAAGAAGAAATCGAATCAGTCGACGCATTGATCGAAGAGCTTGGGGTTAAAACACCAAGTGGCGACATGCTGGTGCGAAACCTATCAGGTGGTAATCAACAGAAAGTGGTCGTTGCCAAATGGTTGTCATGTGATAGCCGAGTGTACTTATTGGATGAGCCGACTGTAGCCGTTGATGTAGGCTCTAAGATCGAAATCTATGGGCTGATTAACCGATTGGCGGCGGAAGGTAAAGGGATTGTGTTTGTCTCCTCTGATTTTGAAGAGTTAGCAGAGATGTGTGATCGAGTGCTGGTGATCTATAAGGGCGAAATTATCGGTGAGTACGAAGGCAGTAGCATTAATTCTGAGCAACTGCTCGCAGCCGCTTCGGGTAAAAAAATAACGATAAATAGGAGTGCAGTATGA
- a CDS encoding sugar ABC transporter substrate-binding protein produces MQSNKNKNRTMITTSILTMAVAVSSYSVAAEKLPLSGKTVGVTVIGTDHDWDLKAYQGQVDELKALGAEVIALDAGRNDQTQISQIQTLIAQRPDAIIEQLGNLKVLNPWLKRINKAGIPLFTVDTATPYAINNTTSNNYNIGAELALQMVQDMDGKGKVVMFNGFASVPVCKIRLDQVRYVFESYPDIEIIDPELRDVIPNTVQQAYSDMTDMLTKYGPDSGLKSVVACWDVPMIGATQAIEASGRTDVKTYGVDGSPEYVEMVLDPNSQAGAVVAQQAYEIGKQAAQNVATYLNGGKVPSFTMVPAVLINKSGKN; encoded by the coding sequence ATGCAATCAAATAAAAACAAAAATCGCACAATGATCACGACTTCAATTTTAACCATGGCTGTAGCAGTAAGTTCCTACAGTGTTGCAGCTGAGAAACTTCCTTTATCCGGTAAGACAGTCGGCGTAACCGTTATCGGCACAGACCATGATTGGGATCTAAAAGCCTATCAAGGGCAAGTTGATGAGTTAAAGGCATTAGGAGCAGAAGTGATTGCTCTTGATGCTGGTCGTAATGATCAGACTCAAATTAGTCAAATTCAAACGCTAATTGCACAACGGCCTGATGCCATTATTGAGCAATTAGGTAATCTGAAAGTTCTTAACCCATGGTTGAAACGAATTAATAAAGCCGGCATTCCTTTATTTACCGTTGATACGGCAACCCCTTATGCGATCAATAATACGACCTCTAATAACTACAATATCGGTGCTGAATTGGCTCTACAAATGGTGCAGGATATGGATGGCAAGGGCAAAGTTGTAATGTTTAATGGGTTTGCATCGGTGCCTGTTTGTAAAATTCGTCTCGATCAAGTCCGTTATGTATTTGAGTCGTACCCAGATATTGAAATCATTGACCCCGAATTACGTGATGTGATCCCTAACACAGTTCAGCAAGCGTATTCTGATATGACAGATATGCTCACGAAATATGGACCAGATTCTGGTTTGAAGTCCGTCGTTGCCTGCTGGGATGTGCCAATGATTGGTGCGACTCAAGCCATTGAAGCGTCGGGTCGTACAGATGTGAAAACCTATGGGGTAGATGGCAGTCCTGAATATGTGGAAATGGTCCTAGACCCAAATTCACAAGCAGGTGCTGTCGTTGCTCAACAAGCCTATGAAATTGGTAAACAAGCCGCCCAAAACGTTGCGACCTATTTGAATGGTGGAAAAGTTCCTTCATTTACTATGGTGCCAGCTGTGTTGATTAATAAAAGCGGTAAAAACTGA
- a CDS encoding class II aldolase/adducin family protein, which yields MNNSTELMEIDIRQSIIDACISMNALHINQGTSGNISVRFGEGILITPTSMPYKTMTPADIVWMGFDGQIVGNRAPSSEWNFHMEIMRRKPEVNAVVHAHPTACTTLSIMEKEIPPIHYMVAVCGGHNIRCAPYATFGVSQLSENALQALEGRSACLLAHHGMIATAASLDKALWLAVEVETLAKQYLGCLPMGEPPLLSEEEIQNVINRMSGYGHAD from the coding sequence ATGAACAACTCAACAGAATTAATGGAAATTGATATTCGCCAAAGCATCATTGATGCCTGTATTTCAATGAATGCGTTGCACATTAACCAAGGCACATCGGGCAATATTTCTGTGCGCTTCGGAGAGGGGATTCTTATTACACCGACATCCATGCCCTACAAGACTATGACTCCTGCAGACATTGTTTGGATGGGGTTTGATGGGCAGATTGTGGGCAACAGAGCGCCTTCGTCTGAGTGGAATTTTCATATGGAAATTATGCGACGTAAGCCTGAAGTCAATGCCGTGGTGCATGCACACCCTACGGCTTGTACAACTCTATCTATTATGGAAAAGGAAATACCGCCTATCCATTACATGGTAGCTGTTTGTGGTGGTCACAATATTCGTTGTGCACCTTATGCAACGTTTGGGGTCAGCCAATTATCGGAAAATGCATTGCAAGCGCTAGAAGGACGTTCTGCTTGCTTGCTTGCACATCATGGAATGATTGCTACGGCGGCGTCACTGGATAAAGCTCTGTGGCTAGCTGTAGAAGTAGAAACTCTTGCGAAACAATATTTAGGTTGTTTGCCAATGGGCGAACCCCCTTTGTTATCAGAAGAAGAGATTCAGAATGTTATCAATAGGATGTCTGGTTACGGACATGCTGATTGA